Genomic DNA from Candidatus Omnitrophota bacterium:
GACTTCCACTCCGCTTTCGGGGCTTCCAGAGCGGTCAGGACCACCTTCCCGCCTCTCGCGCAGAGATACTCGTTGAATTTCATAGCGTGCTGAAATTCCTCGTTGGATTGGATCTTAAACCAATGGGCGGAACCCGGCATATAATGGGATTTAAAATGCTCGGCCATGGATAAATAGGAATAAAAAGCGCTTAACTCCGCGTTAGCTTGCCTGTTAAGCGCTTTCTCCATTTTGGGTTTTATTATCATAACGTTCTCCTTGGCCCATGGGGCCGGATTGGTCCGCCTGACCTCGCCATTCCTCATCCCAGGAACGGCGGCCCCCGGTGACATTTGCTATCGCCCAAATGACATCCAGGGGATTCAAGGGTTTCTTAAGATGCCTTTCGATGCCGCATAGAGTCAGGAGGAACCTGAATTCCTCCTTAAAATATTCTGACATCGCGATAATGGGGACTTTCCTCGTTTCCAACACGCGATTGATCTCGTCGGCAATCACAAATCCGTTTTTCCGCGGCATTTTCAACTCCAACAGGACCGCATCCGGTTGCTTCTGAACGACGACATCGACCGCTGATAAAGCGTCATTAACGACAACCGGTTCATGCCCGGTCGAGGACAGGACTTCCTCAAGATTCCCAAGGGATTCCCTGTCATCATTGATGATGACGACGACTGTTCTTCTCCCCACGCCCCCCTCCTTGTCATATTGTGAACAACCGGCTGGCCGCCACTGCCGCGCACCGGATGTTCGTTGTAATCCAAAACGATTGACTTTCCTTTTCTGGATTGCATTGTAGGCCTCACCCAAAAAGAATCAATTGAACCAAGGTATAACCACAGATCGGCAAAGTCCGCGAGAAGCCAAGGTTGCCCTTCCGGGCGCCGCTCTCCCCGGCGAGACTGACATGACCGGCTTTAGGAGCCATCGATTGTATGCGCCCCAAGAAAAGTGACATGGCCCGCCACATGGGTGTTTTTCGGGACTATGGCTCCCGCGGCGATCACGGCATGGTCCCCGATTTCTGCTCCGGGCAAGATCACGGAGTTTAATCCAATAATGACATTCCTCCCGATTTTGACTTTTTTGAGTTTTAACCCGCCTTTTTCAAAAGAATGGGCAACGATCGTGGCGTTGCCGCCGATGGCCGAGTTATCTCCGATCTCCAACAATGAAAGATCGCCCACATTTTTCGAATTGATCAGCACATTCCTGCCGATCCGGGCTCCCATCAACCGATAAAATAAGGCGCAATAGGGTGTCAATAAGATCAAATCCAAAAAGACGACTTTCACAACCATAAAAAAGGCGTTAACGAAAATCCATTTAAATATTTCGGGCGAACCGACCTGGAATTCCCCTTCTTTTAATCTTAGCCGAAAGATGACCCTGACAAGGCTGACGAGCGCCATGAGCATAACACCGGAAAAGAAATATGCCGCCACAAACCCAAAACAAAAGTATAAAACCCTCAACCCGGCGGTTAAAGACGCCGTGCAGGTCCAAAGCTGATTAAGAAAATACACCCCGGGAAAAATCGACAGCCCCAGGACCACAATGCCGGCCATATACATAAAAAGAGTAAAAAGGATTGTAACGAGTGACAGCAGGAAACGGCTTTCCGCCCGAGATCCCATAACCACGCCTCCGCGTGACCGTCTTAACTCAAAGTTTCATGGAACCATCCCCGGATCAAATGCAGCATCTCTTCGTTATGCTCCCTGAAAAGGTGTTCGGCATGCGGCCCATTCTTAATAATACTTAATCGTTTAAAAGCGGCGGTATTCTTATAAAGCTCCTCGGAATGCCAGGGCCGGACGATCCAGTCAGCATCACCATGAATATAAAAAATCGGGATCCCCGCTTTCTTAACGATCTCCAGGGGCTTTTCCTTCTTGTGCCAGAAGGGCCCTGGCCGGATCCCTTTCCCATGTTTTCCCTCGCCGAATAAATTATAGAAAAAATCGTTTTTAACATCGAATCCCCAGAGGCGGCAGTCGATTCTCGCGAATTCCGCCGGAGCGCTGATCGAAACAATGCTGTTGATGGACATCGTCTTGGAAGCGGCAATGATGCTTGTCGCCGCCCCCAGGGAGAACCCGATCAGCCCGATCCTCCCGTAATTCTTGCTGGCAAGTTCGACAATGCCTAAAAGATCCAAATATTCTTTTGCCGTCCAGGAAAAAAGTCCATCGCTCCGTCCGTGACCTCTGAAATCGAACAAAATGACGTCGTATTCATTGGCCAACGATTCCCCAAGCCTCCTTAACAGAACGGCCTGTTTGCTGTTAAAAAAGCCGTGGGCGATTATGATGACCTTCTCGTGACCGGACTGATAATGGTCATAGGAAACCTTGTGCCGAT
This window encodes:
- a CDS encoding response regulator — encoded protein: MGEAYNAIQKRKVNRFGLQRTSGARQWRPAGCSQYDKEGGVGRRTVVVIINDDRESLGNLEEVLSSTGHEPVVVNDALSAVDVVVQKQPDAVLLELKMPRKNGFVIADEINRVLETRKVPIIAMSEYFKEEFRFLLTLCGIERHLKKPLNPLDVIWAIANVTGGRRSWDEEWRGQADQSGPMGQGERYDNKTQNGESA
- a CDS encoding DapH/DapD/GlmU-related protein, giving the protein MGSRAESRFLLSLVTILFTLFMYMAGIVVLGLSIFPGVYFLNQLWTCTASLTAGLRVLYFCFGFVAAYFFSGVMLMALVSLVRVIFRLRLKEGEFQVGSPEIFKWIFVNAFFMVVKVVFLDLILLTPYCALFYRLMGARIGRNVLINSKNVGDLSLLEIGDNSAIGGNATIVAHSFEKGGLKLKKVKIGRNVIIGLNSVILPGAEIGDHAVIAAGAIVPKNTHVAGHVTFLGAHTIDGS
- a CDS encoding alpha/beta fold hydrolase, which translates into the protein MKLSGYLVTADRHKVSYDHYQSGHEKVIIIAHGFFNSKQAVLLRRLGESLANEYDVILFDFRGHGRSDGLFSWTAKEYLDLLGIVELASKNYGRIGLIGFSLGAATSIIAASKTMSINSIVSISAPAEFARIDCRLWGFDVKNDFFYNLFGEGKHGKGIRPGPFWHKKEKPLEIVKKAGIPIFYIHGDADWIVRPWHSEELYKNTAAFKRLSIIKNGPHAEHLFREHNEEMLHLIRGWFHETLS